Proteins encoded in a region of the Vicia villosa cultivar HV-30 ecotype Madison, WI linkage group LG5, Vvil1.0, whole genome shotgun sequence genome:
- the LOC131604630 gene encoding receptor-like protein EIX2 → MTNNQLHGKIPDWLVHLENLASLSLAHNLLEGPIPASLGSLQNIIFLELQDNKLNGILPTSLGQLAMLSKLDVSSNQFTGMVTEDHFAKLSELKILIMSSNSFTMNVSANWIPPFQVSFLHMSSCPLGPSFPLWLKSQSKLQYLDFSNASIVGFIPNWFWDISSHLVIFNMSHNELRGRLPNPMPVAVASPVMVDLSFNLLDGPLPVITPGFQMLDLSHNHFSGVIPSNISQHMGTVGFLSLSRNQLHGEIPLSLREMSYVTVIDLSGNNLTGRIPPSLANCSFLDVLDLGNNNLFGTIPGSLGQLKRLRSLHLNDNHFSGNLSSSLRNLSSLETMDIGYNILSGIIPSWFGQGFPLLRILILRSNAFSGELPPDISKLSSLQILDLARNDLSGKIPANLGYLKAIAELQKKNKYLLYGKFEEHYYEESLDVYVKDQMLEYTRTLSLVTGIDLSDNNFTGIIPNEITKLYGLVVLNLSRNHLTGQIPETMSNLLQLSSLDLSNNQLSGTIPSSLSSLSFLGSLDMSMNNLSGVIPYTGHMTTFDALTFTGNPGLCGPPLPVKCSDDDDIDNRHSTNNDTNGEELVDNWFYLSLGLGFAAGILIPYFILTIKSSWGDVYFGFVDQVIYKLLRLIRKQGKDDGQRRKIHQRQ, encoded by the coding sequence ATGACCAATAACCAACTGCATGGTAAAATCCCAGATTGGTTAGTTCATCTTGAAAATCTAGCTAGTCTAAGTCTTGCACATAACCTTCTTGAAGGTCCCATTCCTGCTTCCTTAGGGTCATTGCAAAATATTATCTTCTTAGAACTTCAAGATAATAAGTTAAACGGTATCCTCCCGACTAGTTTAGGACAGCTTGCTATGTTGTCGAAGTTAGATGTTTCATCCAACCAGTTTACAGGAATGGTAACCGAAGACCATTTTGCAAAGCTTAGTGAGTTGAAGATTTTGATCATGTCTTCCAATTCATTCACTATGAATGTCAGTGCCAATTGGATACCGCCATTTCAAGTATCTTTTCTTCATATGAGTTCATGTCCTTTGGGGCCTTCATTTCCACTTTGGCTGAAATCACAAAGTAAGCTCCAGTATTTAGATTTTTCAAATGCAAGCATTGTTGGTTTTATACCAAATTGGTTTTGGGATATTTCATCTCACTTGGTAATTTTTAACATGTCTCATAATGAGTTACGTGGCCGGCTTCCAAATCCAATGCCCGTGGCAGTTGCTTCTCCTGTTATGGTTGATCTAAGCTTTAATCTTCTTGATGGACCCCTTCCTGTTATAACACCTGGATTTCAGATGCTAGATCTCTCACACAATCACTTTTCTGGTGTGATTCCGTCGAACATAAGTCAACATATGGGTACTGTGGGATTTTTATCTCTTTCTCGAAACCAACTGCACGGAGAAATACCATTGTCTTTAAGAGAAATGTCCTATGTTACTGTCATTGATCTTTCAGGTAACAACTTAACAGGAAGGATCCCTCCAAGCCTTGCAAATTGCTCTTTTCTGGATGTACTAGACCTTGGGAATAACAATCTGTTTGGGACAATTCCTGGTTCTCTCGGCCAATTAAAACGTCTCAGATCACTTCACCTTAATGACAATCACTTTTCAGGGAATTTGTCATCATCTTTAAGGAATTTGTCAAGTTTGGAAACCATGGATATTGGCTACAATATACTGTCTGGTATTATACCATCTTGGTTTGGACAAGGTTTTCCGTTACTTAGAATTCTTATTTTGAGGTCTAATGCATTTTCTGGCGAATTACCGCCCGACATTTCAAAACTAAGTTCTCTACAAATCCTTGACCTTGCTAGAAATGACTTGAGTGGCAAGATTCCTGCTAATTTGGGTTATCTGAAAGCAATAGCCGAATTGCAGAAGAAAAATAAGTATCTACTGTATGGAAAATTTGAAGAACACTACTACGAAGAAAGCTTAGATGTGTACGTGAAAGACCAAATGCTAGAGTATACCAGGACTCTTTCCCTTGTTACTGGCATAGACCTTTCTGATAACAATTTCACTGGCATTATTCCCAATGAAATAACAAAATTGTATGGTTTGGTGGTTCTCAACTTGTCAAGAAACCATTTAACTGGCCAAATTCCCGAAACCATGTCAAATTTGCTTCAActatcatctcttgatctctcaAACAACCAACTTTCTGGAACAATTCCTTCAAGTTTGTCTTCCTTGTCATTTTTGGGGTCCCTAGATATGTCGATGAACAATCTCTCGGGTGTCATTCCTTATACGGGTCATATGACAACCTTTGATGCTTTAACTTTTACTGGGAATCCTGGTCTCTGTGGTCCTCCACTCCCTGTCAAGTGTTCAGATGATGATGACATTGATAACAGACATAGTACTAATAACGATACAAATGGCGAAGAATTGGTTGATAACTGGTTTTACTTGAGTCTTGGTTTGGGGTTTGCAGCAGgcattcttattccttatttcATTTTAACAATCAAGAGTTCTTGGGGTGATGTATATTTTGGTTTTGTGGATCAAGTTATTTACAAATTATTGAGGCTAATACGAAAACAAGGAAAAGATGATGGACAAAGGAGGAAGATACATCAGAGGCAATAG
- the LOC131604631 gene encoding receptor-like protein EIX1, translating to MSQAGWLIVVYGLLLAISFSSTALAIECLASDHEALLDFKNGLKDSHSRLSSWRNTNCCQWHGIYCDNITGAVIAIDLRNPQPVDSSPRKNEMWNLSGELRPSLMKLKSLRHLDLSFNTFNELPIPKFLGSLVNLQYLNLSNAGFTGLVPPHLGNLSHLKSLDLTDYSLHVENLQWMVGLVSLKYLVLDGVDLSLLAETDWVSALGQFPYLIELHLSYCQLSGHIPSPPSHNFTSLAVLDLSTNNFVSKIPDWLVNITTLQYIDIGLSGLYGKIPLGLRDLPKLQYLNLWDNNNLTASCSELFMKGWGKIEQLGLSFNKLYGTLPSSLGNLTSLTYLDLSFNAIEGVIPSSIGQLCNLNSLDLSENNMAGTLPEFLQGIDN from the coding sequence ATGTCTCAAGCTGGatggttaatagtagtttatggCTTGTTACTTGCTATTTCTTTTAGCAGCACTGCTCTAGCGATTGAATGCTTAGCTTCTGATCATGAAGCTCTTCTAGACTTCAAAAACGGGCTTAAGGATTCTCACAGCCGTCTCTCTTCATGGAGAAACACCAACTGTTGTCAATGGCATGGAATCTATTGTGATAACATAACTGGTGCAGTCATTGCAATCGATCTCCGTAACCCACAACCAGTTGATTCTTCTCCCAGGAAGAATGAAATGTGGAACCTGAGTGGCGAGCTGAGACCATCTTtgatgaagctcaaatcactaaGACATCTTGACTTGAGCTTCAACACATTCAACGAGTTACCAATTCCTAAATTTTTAGGATCACTCGTGAACTTGCAATATCTGAATCTGTCAAATGCTGGTTTTACTGGTCTAGTTCCACCTCATTTGGGAAACCTTTCTCACCTGAAATCTCTTGATCTCACAGATTATAGCTTGCATGTTGAAAATCTACAATGGATGGTCGGCCTCGTCTCTTTGAAGTATCTGGTGTTGGATGGAGTTGACCTTTCATTGTTAGCAGAAACAGACTGGGTTAGTGCATTAGGCCAATTTCCTTATTTAATAGAATTGCATCTATCTTATTGTCAGCTTTCTGGTCATATTCCATCTCCCCCATCTCACAATTTTACTTCACTCGCTGTTTTAGATCTAAGTACTAATAACTTTGTTTCAAAGATACCTGATTGGCTTGTTAATATAACTACCCTACAATACATTGATATAGGACTTAGTGGTTTGTATGGAAAAATACCACTTGGTTTAAGAGACCTGCCAAAGTTACAGTATTTGAATTTATGGGACAATAACAATCTGACAGCAAGTTGTTCTGAACTCTTCATGAAAGGATGGGGAAAGATAGAACAGCTTGGTTTGTCATTTAATAAATTATATGGAACACTTCCTTCATCCTTGGGAAACTTGACTTCTCTCACTTACCTTGATCTTTCTTTTAATGCTATTGAGGGTGTTATTCCTAGTTCCATTGGTCAACTCTGCAACTTAAATAGTCTAGATTTATCGGAAAACAACATGGCAGGAACTCTACCCGAGTTTCTTCAAGGAATAGATAACTAG
- the LOC131601642 gene encoding uncharacterized GPI-anchored protein At1g61900-like isoform X2 codes for MGSYHDANYYPGSWCCRLIFFVIWLPTFLNVTAQESHADHRRTTSLVELAKEPTSGDSGLFEPIEISPSVIPKVPFPTESVPPMYPIPYVPTRYEPVLTGKCPVNFSRPEIANILDKAAYDCFQPLAALVGNVVCCPQFSSLIHIFQGFFGMKSDNLVLSNTVADHCFSDIVSILASRGANSSLPTLCSIKSSNLTGGSCPVKDDSTFEKTVNTSKLVEACRTVDPLKECCRPVCRPAIMEAALQISGRQMMINSDNMAGEMNHTDYLNDCKGVVYSYLSKQLSSEAANKAFRILSACKVNKVCPLTFKEPSDVIAVCKNVAAPSPTCCSSLNTYIAETQQKILITNKQAIICATQFGSMLRGGGVMTNVYELCDVDLKDFSIQAAFGLQDGGCLLRSLPGDVIFDNSSGVSFTCDLSDNIAAPWPSSSSFTSLSFCAPEMSLPALPISQSFKNIGCNSAGLDFLHIIFSFFVSTVVLRF; via the exons ATGGGCAGCTATCACGATGCTAATTATTATCCAG GTTCATGGTGCTGTCGGCTAATTTTTTTTGTCATCTGGCTTCCTACTTTCTTAAATGTGACAGCACAAGAATCACATGCCGACCATAGGCGAACCACTTCACTAGTTGAGTTAGCTAAGGAACCCACTTCTGGAGATTCTGGGCTCTTTGAACCCATAGAAATATCACCTTCCGTTATACCTAAAGTTCCATTTCCCACCGAGTCTGTCCCACCAATGTATCCTATTCCTTATGTGCCAACCAGATATGAACCAGTTTTAACCGGTAAGTGCCCTGTAAACTTTTCACGACCTGAAATTGCAAATATCCTCGATAAAGCAGCATATGATTGCTTTCAGCCTTTGGCAGCCCTTGTAGGGAATGTTGTGTGTTGTCCACAGTTTAGTAGCTTAATCCACATCTTCCAGGGTTTCTTTGGCATGAAATCCGATAATCTGGTTTTGTCAAATACAGTGGCTGATCATTGCTTCTCTGATATTGTTAGTATTCTAGCTAGCAGAGGGGCAAATAGTTCATTACCCACACTTTGTTCTATTAAATCATCTAATCTTACAGGCGGGTCATGCCCTGTGAAGGATGATTCTACTTTTGAAAAAACAGTAAACACAAGTAAATTAGTTGAGGCCTGCAGAACTGTTGATCCGCTTAAAGAGTGTTGCAGACCTGTTTGTCGGCCTGCAATTATGGAGGCAGCACTTCAGATTTCTGGCCGACAAATGATGATAAATAGTGACAATATGGCTGGGGAAATGAATCACACTGATTATCTAAATGATTGTAAAGGTGTTGTTTATTCTTATCTTTCCAAACAATTATCATCGGAGGCCGCAAATAAAGCATTCCGGATATTATCTGCCTGCAAAGTCAACAAAG TTtgtcctttgacttttaaggAGCCTTCAGATGTAATTGCTGTATGTAAGAATGTAGCTGCTCCTAGTCCTACCTGCTGCAGTTCGTTAAATACATATATTGCAGAGAcacaacaaaaaatattaattaccAATAAACAAGCTATAATATGTGCAACACAATTTGGATCTATGTTACGTGGAGGTGGGGTGATGACAAATGTTTATGAGCTTTGTGATGTCGATTTGAAAGATTTCAGCATACAAG CAGCGTTTGGACTACAAG ATGGAGGATGTCTACTTCGAAGCTTACCGGGAGATGTAATATTTGACAATTCATCTGGCGTTAGCTTTACATGTGATTTAAGTGACAATATTGCTGCACCCTGGCCCTCGTCATCTTCATTTACATCTCTATCATTCTGTGCACCTG AGATGTCATTACCAGCATTACCAATTTCACAGTCATTTAAAAACATTG GTTGTAATTCTGCTGGACTGGATTTCCTTCatattatattttcattttttgtcaGTACAGTTGTACTGAGAttttag
- the LOC131601642 gene encoding uncharacterized GPI-anchored protein At1g61900-like isoform X3, whose protein sequence is MGSYHDANYYPGSWCCRLIFFVIWLPTFLNVTAQESHADHRRTTSLVELAKEPTSGDSGLFEPIEISPSVIPKVPFPTESVPPMYPIPYVPTRYEPVLTGKCPVNFSRPEIANILDKAAYDCFQPLAALVGNVVCCPQFSSLIHIFQGFFGMKSDNLVLSNTVADHCFSDIVSILASRGANSSLPTLCSIKSSNLTGGSCPVKDDSTFEKTVNTSKLVEACRTVDPLKECCRPVCRPAIMEAALQISGRQMMINSDNMAGEMNHTDYLNDCKGVVYSYLSKQLSSEAANKAFRILSACKVNKVCPLTFKEPSDVIAVCKNVAAPSPTCCSSLNTYIAETQQKILITNKQAIICATQFGSMLRGGGVMTNVYELCDVDLKDFSIQAFGLQDGGCLLRSLPGDVIFDNSSGVSFTCDLSDNIAAPWPSSSSFTSLSFCAPEMSLPALPISQSFKNIGCNSAGLDFLHIIFSFFVSTVVLRF, encoded by the exons ATGGGCAGCTATCACGATGCTAATTATTATCCAG GTTCATGGTGCTGTCGGCTAATTTTTTTTGTCATCTGGCTTCCTACTTTCTTAAATGTGACAGCACAAGAATCACATGCCGACCATAGGCGAACCACTTCACTAGTTGAGTTAGCTAAGGAACCCACTTCTGGAGATTCTGGGCTCTTTGAACCCATAGAAATATCACCTTCCGTTATACCTAAAGTTCCATTTCCCACCGAGTCTGTCCCACCAATGTATCCTATTCCTTATGTGCCAACCAGATATGAACCAGTTTTAACCGGTAAGTGCCCTGTAAACTTTTCACGACCTGAAATTGCAAATATCCTCGATAAAGCAGCATATGATTGCTTTCAGCCTTTGGCAGCCCTTGTAGGGAATGTTGTGTGTTGTCCACAGTTTAGTAGCTTAATCCACATCTTCCAGGGTTTCTTTGGCATGAAATCCGATAATCTGGTTTTGTCAAATACAGTGGCTGATCATTGCTTCTCTGATATTGTTAGTATTCTAGCTAGCAGAGGGGCAAATAGTTCATTACCCACACTTTGTTCTATTAAATCATCTAATCTTACAGGCGGGTCATGCCCTGTGAAGGATGATTCTACTTTTGAAAAAACAGTAAACACAAGTAAATTAGTTGAGGCCTGCAGAACTGTTGATCCGCTTAAAGAGTGTTGCAGACCTGTTTGTCGGCCTGCAATTATGGAGGCAGCACTTCAGATTTCTGGCCGACAAATGATGATAAATAGTGACAATATGGCTGGGGAAATGAATCACACTGATTATCTAAATGATTGTAAAGGTGTTGTTTATTCTTATCTTTCCAAACAATTATCATCGGAGGCCGCAAATAAAGCATTCCGGATATTATCTGCCTGCAAAGTCAACAAAG TTtgtcctttgacttttaaggAGCCTTCAGATGTAATTGCTGTATGTAAGAATGTAGCTGCTCCTAGTCCTACCTGCTGCAGTTCGTTAAATACATATATTGCAGAGAcacaacaaaaaatattaattaccAATAAACAAGCTATAATATGTGCAACACAATTTGGATCTATGTTACGTGGAGGTGGGGTGATGACAAATGTTTATGAGCTTTGTGATGTCGATTTGAAAGATTTCAGCATACAAG CGTTTGGACTACAAG ATGGAGGATGTCTACTTCGAAGCTTACCGGGAGATGTAATATTTGACAATTCATCTGGCGTTAGCTTTACATGTGATTTAAGTGACAATATTGCTGCACCCTGGCCCTCGTCATCTTCATTTACATCTCTATCATTCTGTGCACCTG AGATGTCATTACCAGCATTACCAATTTCACAGTCATTTAAAAACATTG GTTGTAATTCTGCTGGACTGGATTTCCTTCatattatattttcattttttgtcaGTACAGTTGTACTGAGAttttag
- the LOC131601642 gene encoding uncharacterized GPI-anchored protein At1g61900-like isoform X1, translating to MGSYHDANYYPGSWCCRLIFFVIWLPTFLNVTAQESHADHRRTTSLVELAKEPTSGDSGLFEPIEISPSVIPKVPFPTESVPPMYPIPYVPTRYEPVLTGKCPVNFSRPEIANILDKAAYDCFQPLAALVGNVVCCPQFSSLIHIFQGFFGMKSDNLVLSNTVADHCFSDIVSILASRGANSSLPTLCSIKSSNLTGGSCPVKDDSTFEKTVNTSKLVEACRTVDPLKECCRPVCRPAIMEAALQISGRQMMINSDNMAGEMNHTDYLNDCKGVVYSYLSKQLSSEAANKAFRILSACKVNKVCPLTFKEPSDVIAVCKNVAAPSPTCCSSLNTYIAETQQKILITNKQAIICATQFGSMLRGGGVMTNVYELCDVDLKDFSIQAPAAAFGLQDGGCLLRSLPGDVIFDNSSGVSFTCDLSDNIAAPWPSSSSFTSLSFCAPEMSLPALPISQSFKNIGCNSAGLDFLHIIFSFFVSTVVLRF from the exons ATGGGCAGCTATCACGATGCTAATTATTATCCAG GTTCATGGTGCTGTCGGCTAATTTTTTTTGTCATCTGGCTTCCTACTTTCTTAAATGTGACAGCACAAGAATCACATGCCGACCATAGGCGAACCACTTCACTAGTTGAGTTAGCTAAGGAACCCACTTCTGGAGATTCTGGGCTCTTTGAACCCATAGAAATATCACCTTCCGTTATACCTAAAGTTCCATTTCCCACCGAGTCTGTCCCACCAATGTATCCTATTCCTTATGTGCCAACCAGATATGAACCAGTTTTAACCGGTAAGTGCCCTGTAAACTTTTCACGACCTGAAATTGCAAATATCCTCGATAAAGCAGCATATGATTGCTTTCAGCCTTTGGCAGCCCTTGTAGGGAATGTTGTGTGTTGTCCACAGTTTAGTAGCTTAATCCACATCTTCCAGGGTTTCTTTGGCATGAAATCCGATAATCTGGTTTTGTCAAATACAGTGGCTGATCATTGCTTCTCTGATATTGTTAGTATTCTAGCTAGCAGAGGGGCAAATAGTTCATTACCCACACTTTGTTCTATTAAATCATCTAATCTTACAGGCGGGTCATGCCCTGTGAAGGATGATTCTACTTTTGAAAAAACAGTAAACACAAGTAAATTAGTTGAGGCCTGCAGAACTGTTGATCCGCTTAAAGAGTGTTGCAGACCTGTTTGTCGGCCTGCAATTATGGAGGCAGCACTTCAGATTTCTGGCCGACAAATGATGATAAATAGTGACAATATGGCTGGGGAAATGAATCACACTGATTATCTAAATGATTGTAAAGGTGTTGTTTATTCTTATCTTTCCAAACAATTATCATCGGAGGCCGCAAATAAAGCATTCCGGATATTATCTGCCTGCAAAGTCAACAAAG TTtgtcctttgacttttaaggAGCCTTCAGATGTAATTGCTGTATGTAAGAATGTAGCTGCTCCTAGTCCTACCTGCTGCAGTTCGTTAAATACATATATTGCAGAGAcacaacaaaaaatattaattaccAATAAACAAGCTATAATATGTGCAACACAATTTGGATCTATGTTACGTGGAGGTGGGGTGATGACAAATGTTTATGAGCTTTGTGATGTCGATTTGAAAGATTTCAGCATACAAG CTCCGGCAGCAGCGTTTGGACTACAAG ATGGAGGATGTCTACTTCGAAGCTTACCGGGAGATGTAATATTTGACAATTCATCTGGCGTTAGCTTTACATGTGATTTAAGTGACAATATTGCTGCACCCTGGCCCTCGTCATCTTCATTTACATCTCTATCATTCTGTGCACCTG AGATGTCATTACCAGCATTACCAATTTCACAGTCATTTAAAAACATTG GTTGTAATTCTGCTGGACTGGATTTCCTTCatattatattttcattttttgtcaGTACAGTTGTACTGAGAttttag